In Haematobia irritans isolate KBUSLIRL chromosome 1, ASM5000362v1, whole genome shotgun sequence, a genomic segment contains:
- the Pex11c gene encoding peroxisomal biogenesis factor 11c, translated as MPHEKYLNEFCDIIDTYGGRDKVMKALCYGAKLIAGYYADRQPELAKRYAIASSRISGARATLRLIDDIPMIQYALEYGLGEGETDRIMAILGVTANIVDLLYYPVEKICWLAEHKIVDVKNVDFWDNVNTVFWVVGVYLNLMRNIRSFGLNQKKINRLKDSKQNPDMELQLKKHRLDMLTLVRLSIDFIHAGSYLPKGYLWGGKLSTFQIGAVGTASAAIGLYQIFAKRRLNK; from the exons atgccacacgaaaaatatttaaatgaattcTGTGATATTATTGACACTTATGGAGGACGTGATAAG GTTATGAAAGCTCTTTGCTATGGAGCCAAATTAATTGCTGGATATTACGCTGATCGTCAACCTGAACTTGCCAAACGTTATGCTATTGCCAGTTCCCGCATATCAGGTGCTCGAGCAACGTTACGTCTTATAGATGATATACCTATGATTCAATATGCCTTAGAATATGGACTGGGAGAAGGA GAAACAGATCGAATTATGGCTATTTTAGGTGTAACAGCCAATATTGTCGATTTGTTATATTATCCGGTGGAGAAAATCTGTTGGCTGGCTgaacacaaaattgtcgatgTGAAAAATGTCGATTTCTGGGATAATGTCAACACAGTATTTTGGGTAGTGGGAGTTTATTTAAACTTAATGAG GAACATCCGCAGCTTTGGtttaaatcaaaagaaaataaatcgtCTCAAAGATTCCAA ACAAAATCCCGATATGGAGCTTCAATTGAAGAAACATCGTTTAGATATGTTGACATTAGTACGTTTATCTATTGATTTTATACATGCTGGTAGTTACTTACCCAAAGGATATCTATGGGGTggtaaattgtcaacatttcaaaTCGGTGCTGTTGGCACTGCTTCCGCAGCGATAGGCCTTTATCAGATTTTCGCCAAACggagattaaataaataa
- the LOC142221867 gene encoding uncharacterized protein LOC142221867, with protein sequence MTNITRINGKQKLILAEFMSEHPSLAKNHIRNCAQARATSKKLWDQLTTKLNASGPPCKNSVAWKKVYTDQKHSVKKKLSFNKASLKRTGGGPYEEKKLSAADEQISEAAGLTAAVEGLVSVESFGSSGLQGIDNAESSFVVSDHEDTFETPKRRVPKAENKLTLLKLTWTK encoded by the exons at gactaataTAACTCGAATAAACGGCAAACAAAAATTGATTCTTGCCGAGTTCATGAGCGAGCATCCTAGCTTGGCAAAAAACCACAttagaaattgtgcacaggcaaGAGCAACTTCCAAGAAGTTGTGGGACCAACTAACCACAAAACttaacgcttctggaccaccttgtaagaatagtgtAGCTTGGAAGAAG GTTTATACTGACCAAAAACATAGTGTGAAGAAGAAGCTTTCCTTTAACAAGGCTTCTCTAAAAAGAACAGGAGGTGGTCCATATGAGGAGAAAAAGTTATCTGCGGCAGATGAGCAAATTTCAGAAGCGGCTGGACTAACAGCAGCGGTAGAAGGTTTGGTGTCAGTAGAGAGTTTTGGCAGCAGTGGTCTTCAAGGTATAGATAACGCAGAATCATCTTTCGTTGTTTCTGACCATGAAGACACTTTCGAAACGCCAAAAAGACGTGTCCCTAAAGCAGAAAACAAATTAACACTTCTAAAATTAACATGGACCAAATAA